Within the Deltaproteobacteria bacterium genome, the region AGAGACCTGAGCCGCGTCAACTCTGTCATCTCGGCCACTTAGCACCCGACATGTTTTCGACAAGAACGACCCATCCGTTTGCTTATGAAAGCTCCCGAATGCAGTTGAACGGTTTGACTGCAGAAAGGGGTTTAATGCAAACGGTTCGGGTTAGGAAACACGAGCGAGACCAAAGGAAGAATTTTGTTCGAAGCCAAATCGGATTGGCCGAATTCGTCGACAACGGTGATCTCAAAAACCACTGGACAGCAAAATGGGTATAGGAAAAAGCGGCAACGGACGCTCTATCAATGAGGCGCCGGATTTCCTACTTATTTTTCCGAACACGGCTACTCATCGAACTGCCGCCATTGCCTGCGAATTCACGGATTCCATTCTGAGCGAAATAGAACTACAGGAAGTCCAGCTAGCTAGAGCTGGGGGGATTGGTTCGAATTGGAGTAAATTGCCCCAGTTGTAACTGGATCTGCAGCAGCCAGTTCCAATATTGCACCAGGCACTTTTTCTGACGAACCCAAGAGGTGCGGATTTTGTATCCACATTCCCTTTTTCGTTTTTTTTGTTTGTACCTGACGGACCAGAGGTAAGTACGCCAGGCGTTTCAGAATCGGCCAGACAATTCGTTGCTTGAGTACTTCCTGACATCGGCTGACGGAACTGAAAGATCGCTATGAGGAACCGTTTCAGCTCTTCCGGTTTTCCTTTTCGGACTTCTTGATCGCCAGCTCATTCGCTAGAGTTTCGTTGAATCCTCCACCTAGTCTCACGCCCGAATTCGCTCGGCCCAATTCAGCGCTGGGCGAAGGCCTAGAGTTTAAATATGGTTAAGATCAAACATTGAACGGCGGTAGGTCTATTTCTATTCTCATTTCAACCGACGAACCGTTGGTACAAAAGGTGGCGATAAAATGTTTTCGAGCGACCGACTCAAGAAAATTGCGGCAGATGCGCAATCTGTAAAAGAAGAGAAGAAAAAAGCCTGGAACACGAAGTCGATCAAAGAAAAATTTGATGAAGTGGTTATTGGTAACGAAGGTTACAAGCAGGTTTTGTCGAGCGTTCTCGCTGGCTACTTAAGTGAATTGAAAACCCGCCACCACGTCATCGTCTTTGGGCCGTCGGGCACCGGCAAAACTTATATGCTCGAACAAACGTTACCCGATCTCGGTATTCCGTATGTCGTTGTCGATTCGAGTTCCCTGGTGCCCGCAGGATATTCGGGAAACACGCTGACGGATTCTCTTAAGGAATTTTACCAGTCGAATCAGACGGCCAGTGACCGCGGCATCATTGTTTTGGATGAGTTCGATAAAATTTCTGAAAAGGCGAATGGCGGAGATGCGCATAAGTCGCACTCGATTCAAGGTGAGCTGCTGACGAACATTCAAGGCAAAAAAGAGGGTGGCGTCGATACCCGAAATTCTTTGTGGATCGTACTAGGTGCCTTCGCCTACACGGACGAAATGAAACAAAGTCCGCCGACCATCACCAAAGACGATTTAAAAAAATACGGCTTCAAGAACGAAGTTTTGGGTCGCATCACGATGGAAGCGATGACTGAAACTCCGACGATGGAGCAGATGCTAGAACGAATTGCGTTCAGCAAGGATATGAAGAGTTTTTTCGATCAGATGAAGCTTGATGGCTTTGAATTGAAGTCAGAGGACTTTGAAGATGCGGCTTTGCTCGAGCTTGCGATGGTCGCCTCAAATCCTCTTTACGGCATGCGCGCGGTCCCGACGGTGCTTGCGGCCGTGAAACAAAAAGTCGTTTTCTCGGGCGAGTTTCAACCGGGTACGGTTCGAATCACCGGTGCATTGATTAAAAAAATCAAGTCAGAACGTAACCTCGGTTAAGCAGGAGCTCTCGCATGATCATTCATATCGCGGCCAACTGGCGCAAAGTTTTTATCGCGGCGGCCGTCGGCATGTCGGTGCTCGTTGGCGTCCTCGCGGCGATTCACATTTACGGAGTTCCCATTAGTGGGCCGATATCGGCTGCGCGAGGACTTCTGCTGGTCGTGGGGTGCCTCGTCGGTTTTTCGGGCGTGAAGCCGGCGATGTTCGATAATATTTTTGGCGGGTTAGTGAAGGATAACGAACTCTTCGCGAAAATTCGGGAGTTTGAAAATATTCAAACTTTAAACCCCGCGAGGGTCCAAGACTTCAAATCGGTCGCGGTTGCGAACCGCGCGTTGTTTTCGGTCAACTGGGCGCAGCTCGGAATTCCGTCGCCGATGGAGCGCGTACTGAAGATGGAGAAACCGGAACTGGCGCTCGCGCTTCTCGAATGCGGTTCCGACCCGTTCGAACGCATGAGCGATGGCACAAACCCGCTCGAAAAAGCCATCATGGATCGAAGCCGGGAACTTGCGAATGCCTTGGGCCGAGTGATGAAAAACCAACCCGCTGCAAAACTAGCGCATCACGGCGTCAGTCGCGCGACGGTCGCGATTGCGTGCGGCGATCTCGAAATGCTGAAGGCGTGCAATAAGACCGAGATGGAAAAGAAAGACACGTCGGGATTTGAGCCGATTCATCACGCCATTAAACTCGGGGTACCAAAAGAATTTGTTCAATGCATGATCGACGCCGGGGTCAACCTCAACACGAAACTCACTTTGCCGAACAAAGGTGGACAAAAGTTCGTTGTTGTTTCTGCGCAGCTTGCCGCGATTTTCGCGAAAGCTTACGAGGATGAGTCCGTATTACTTGCCATTCTTTCAAGCGGTAAAGCAAAAATTGCGGCCGACGGGTCGGGCGAGGACGCGGTTCAAGTTGCGATCGCAAATGGTTTGATGAAATCCGTCAAGCTGATGGAGTCAACTTACGATTGGTCGACGATTCACTCGGGGAAAACCGCACTTGATTTCGCGAAAGATGGGTCGAGTCTGCCGATGATGGAGCTCGTTACAAAAAACATGCAGTCACGCGGTTTGATAAGTGGCGGAAGCTCGGCGCCCGGAGCTTCGGCAAAACCCAATCCATCGAGTGCGTCGACGATGATCGCCAATCGTACGGTCGAACTTGATGAGATAGATATGAAAGTTTCGATGAGTCTCGATGGCCTGGTCGATATGGAAAGCTTCGGAAAAGATCTCGCGCAGCAGCTTTTTGAGTTTCAAGGCGAAAAACCGAAAAAGAGCCGGGGGATTGTGATCTCGGGCGACGCGAGTGTCGGAAAGTCTTCAATTGGAAAACGCCTCTCGGGCTTGCTAGAAAGCTCAGGTACACCTGGGCTCGATATTCCGGAAATTCCCTTTGAATATCATTCGCTGGCCGACGGAAGGGCGAGCCTGCCAGACATTATCGACAATGCGCCCGCTGGCGCGGTTCTGTTCATCGATGAAATCGACAAATTTTTTGATCCGGCGACGATGATGGTCTCAGACCAAGAAGCGATGAAAATCAAAACCCAGATTATTACCAACTGGGACCGCAAACCGATCTTTTGGATTTTCGCTGGTTCGTTCATCAAACTGCGTGGGAAGAGCGAACTGAACGGAAAAATGCTTTTGAGCCTACTCGGTTCAGAATTGAACAGTCGTCTCGAATTTGTGGACTGGAAAATTAAGCCGTGGTCGCAAGAAAAAATCTACGCGGCCGCAAAGCATCACATCACCGAAGATTTCGGCAACAATTTTGACGACAAATCAATCGGCGTGATTTGTGAGAAGGCGCTCGAAGCCGATGGCGGGTTCCGCGAATTCGAGAAACACGCGAACTCGCTATATCGAATGGCACAGAAGCAGGGCACGACGGTAACGCTGGCGATGACGAACGAGTATTTCAAAAATCTTGAGGGCCAATCGTGAACCATTCGGGAAATTCGGGTCCAGCTAAGAAAGCGACGGCACCGGCCATGTCTTCGACCTTGAAGCCGGGCGCGCCAGCGGTAGCCGGGTCAAACATGGTGCCGGCTGCGAAGTCGGCTGCGCCTGGCGCGGCACCGCCTCAGGCGATGAAGACGACGGCGATGGAGCTTTTTCGAATTGCGAAAGCGGAACTAAAAATTTCAGACCTTAAATCGGCCGAACTTCAGCCGAAAGCCTCGCTGTTTGCCGAACTCGTCGAGAGTTCGCAGCCTTCCGTTCGTCTTGGCATGCTCACTCGCTGCGCAATTCCGGGCTGTGACGTTCATTTGATTGATGAGAACCGAAACATCATGGCGCATTTTCCGGAAGGCGAGGCCGTGCCCCCCGGATTTGAAAAAGCGCGATCGATGGTCAACAATTTGCCGCCGAAATTTTTAGCAATCATTGTTTACACAAATAAAACAGAAGCTTTGTTGCCGAACGGTTCGACCGTTCCGTACCCATAATTTTCAGGTTCGAGGGAGTATCATGAAATTCGTGCAGATGTTGTGTGGCCTCATCTCAATTGTGACTTGGATGTCGACTCACGAAGAGACCTTGAATCGAATCGCGGGTCGTGCCGCGCCAAAAGTCATGCAGGTTGCGCAAGCCGAGACCGCGGGTGCAGCGTCGTCTGGGGGGACGGGTGCGCCTCAACCGTCCGGGTTAGATGCGGCGACGAAAGAAGCGCTCGAGAAGAAGCTCGCGACCGATAACGCCTACATGACGG harbors:
- a CDS encoding AAA family ATPase, whose translation is MFSSDRLKKIAADAQSVKEEKKKAWNTKSIKEKFDEVVIGNEGYKQVLSSVLAGYLSELKTRHHVIVFGPSGTGKTYMLEQTLPDLGIPYVVVDSSSLVPAGYSGNTLTDSLKEFYQSNQTASDRGIIVLDEFDKISEKANGGDAHKSHSIQGELLTNIQGKKEGGVDTRNSLWIVLGAFAYTDEMKQSPPTITKDDLKKYGFKNEVLGRITMEAMTETPTMEQMLERIAFSKDMKSFFDQMKLDGFELKSEDFEDAALLELAMVASNPLYGMRAVPTVLAAVKQKVVFSGEFQPGTVRITGALIKKIKSERNLG